The genomic window AGGTCACCTCTTCGTTGCCTCTCATAGCTTGTGCttagcagcagctgagagtgagAATGAAGCAAAACGCTTCATATTCCCTCTGTTATGCTTCAACAGCAAATGGAAGCAGAGAGTTGGGCTCTTTGGTCCCAGCCAACCTTTCAAAGGAGCTCATCCTTTTACCTCTCTCCAACCATTCCAATTTTTATTGGAAATCCAAGCTGGTGAAAAGTGTTTCTGTCAGGGAATCACACCAGAATAGGACTCATCCCCAGAGGCCTCAGTGTCAGAGACCATAACAGATCCTGGACACCTATCCAAAATCCACTGATTTTCCTGAGGTTCAGTTCAGAACCGTAGATCTTCCTGCATGGCTTGGACCTGCTACTTCTATTAACTCAGTATCATGGCAATGAATAAAATGACAGGGCCATGCCCTTGAGGTAAATGACAACAACACATTCTGGTTGCACAGTCAACAGCACAGTAgattattttcctctgaaagtTTTATCACACTGAGTTAATTTGCAGCCCCCGCCCACAAGCCAGGCATAACTTCTTGTGCCTCTCCATGTACAAACTCTGCGACCCTCAGCTCAGTCACAGGGTAGGCAGCTCAGCAGAGGATAAAGCTTAGAGCAAAGTGAGGCTTTGCTCTGAGCCGGTGACTTACTCACTTTCAATAAGAGTAGGAGTTAAGACATTTGAATGCAACATCTAACTATGGAGAAACACAGCTTCAGAGTTTTctacaaaataattacaaagcagctcagctgagcagagcattctttttaataaaaaaagtcCTCAGCAGTTCCAGAAACACAGGACTGGACACTGCACAGGTGAAAATGATCTCCTGGGTAATCCTTTGCAGGACAGCCTGAGCCATATTGAAACTGGATACCAAGAGCTCAGGTTAAGCTCGAAGTGTCTCTCTGACTGGGGAGTCATTCGGATATACTTTGAAATAGCATTTTCCAAAAACCGGAacataaaatagttttttttccccttaccaTCAGATTGCCAGGCTGcaagcagcacagcaaagccTCTTTAGCAGCCACATGGCAGAAGGAAGGTGTCATTTTTAGCTTGTACATAATCTAGCCTGAACAAAGTCATCAGCCCTTTGGGAACAAAATTATATTGCATTGAAATTCCTCTTGCTCCCTCTGCATTTACTCCCTGAAAAGTGCAGATATCCCCTCGTATTACCGAATTGAAAAGGATTTCATCTTCCCTCTAGATCCTCTTTTAAATACAAGGGTATTAGTTACATATCAAATCTCTGGCATAATTACTGTAGTACtaagcatttaaataaaacacagtcAACTAGCAGTGGCCAAAACCTTAGGGGCACAGCTAGAAAGGTAACTCAAAATCAATGTTGACTGCAAACCAGGTATGAGGAACAAGGCAAGAATAAGGGTATGTTGGTGATGGGGAGGCAGGTAAAGAGGGGCCTGCATAGTTGTCAGCTGCTGACAAATGCCTCTTTCTCATTCACAGCAAAATTTAAAGATAAGGTTGACATCCTGAGTAACATAGCCAAGGCCAAGGTGGACTCTCTGGCTGGGCAAGGATCAAAATCAGAAGGTGAGTGCAAGAAAGGTCAGTGCTGCTTGCCTTATTGCGCTGTAATCCcacacatccccagctctcAATATCCAATGGCTGGCAAAGAAACGCTACAGTATGACAGATTTTATTACTGATCACAGGTGGCTGCTGTAATAATGCAGCAGAAATCAATTGATGTACACTAACAGTGGACAATAAAAGCCATCCCCACACGACCGGCTAGGGAGATAGgttccaaacaaaaaacactgtgaGGATGTAGTGTAAACTGCAACCAGAAGGGTGGAAGAGGGGAAATCAGCCCACTGTAGACAGCATTTGGgtgttgctgtgctgctgatTTTTGGTAGACCCTGTGAATGAGgtgttctttaaaacaaaatactttcatTCTAGCCAGGAAATTAGGCATGCTTGCAGAAAAGCACAAAAGGGCACAGAAGACTCTTCCACAGAGAAAAACCATGCCGACTGCCTAAAGCAGTTCTAAGGGTCTGTGCATCCTGACTTCAGATagttcttcctttttctatttcacTACTGATACAGCACTTTCTGAAATGATTAGGGAAGAGCTGGCCTATGCTACAATATGGATCTGTACTGTTAACAAGGCTggatatttagaaaaataagcaaaattttGTGTGGGAGGTCCACCTCCAGAAGCTCACTGCTGCAATACAAGAGTCACCTGTGTACCTAACAACACTGGGCATCCCCCTTATGAATgagaacaaacaagaaaagaaacaaaacaaattcttgGTGCAAGTTTTCAGCACCGCATCAACTCCACTGGATCATGAGTCAGAGTCAGGCCCTCCCTCTCACCTCTGCTGTGTGTGATCCGTGTATCTGCACTGCTCTCTGTGGTTTCTGCATTCCTCTTGGCTTTGCAGGTTAAGAGAGGAACAGCACAGAGGAtgttgcatttatttccttgtaTGTGTCAGCACTTTTCTATTGGTACTTGAATATGTACCAAGTGATCAGGGACTGAAGTCTGGTAGCACGTAACAGTCGTTTTTCAGAAGCATCAGACAGCATCAGTTCCCCAGAGAATGCCATGCTCTAACTGAGAAAAGGGGAAACAAAGCTTTACATCTTTCTGGCTTGTAAGGATAGCTCTGATAGTCTTTAGAATCCAGACTGAAACCAAGAAACACTGTTCAGATGGAGATCAGATAATTAGCATTTCCTTGTTGTTATACATGTGCCTCGTGCAGTAGTTTCAGAGCACTACGTTGATGCTCCTATGACTTTCTGTACCAGGTTGGCCAGATTCTGCCCTGCTTTTACAAATGACAATTCACAGTAGACAGAGAGCAGAAAGCATAAGCCACCAGACTAGGTTGAACATGAAATACCACACATTTTTGTAGTAAACATGAACCCACCTGCTGACACAGGAGGTGATTACCTGATGCTACCATGACTGAAAACGTTATTCCTTCTTGTCAACTTTAGCAGAAGAGGACAAGCAGGCACCGAAGACCGTTCAGGTAACTCCTGCCAGTGACTCTGAACCCagcaaagacaaacaaaagGCAGACGCACCACAGGATGGGCAGGTATTTGAAGGATCACAGGCAGTAAGAGCTCAGTCCACACCAAACTTCACGTAGacgctttctctctctctctctctctcgagCTTTTGGAATACAAACCAATGCATTTCCCATAATTAGCAACTATAAATAGAGTATGTGCAGTGATGAGGTATAGCGATGAGTTGGTTTATACGTTTAAGCTTAAGACCAAAGACAAATCAGGTCTAAAACATGACACCAACTACTCCTACATGTATATAGCATTTTCTCCTCAGTTGACTCCTCTGAGGTTAGAGGGCTACTCCAAGATAAGGCAAGATCAATAACTGCCTGTATTGTGTACATCAGCATGACTTTGTGTTTCGTTTCCCTAATCCTGCCTTTCAATCGAGGAAATTTGGCTGTTCTGATGAGGAAAGATTTTCAAACAGACAGTAAATGTTCTACTTGTGCCAAAATCCTGCCTGAAAGTTCATTCTAGTTGACTTACACAAAATAGTTAACAATCACAAGTCCTCTCATCACCTAGAAGCATCTCCACCCAGACAGGCTATACCTGGATATTGTCCCACAACAACAAGATGTGGGCTGTGGTTACCATCAGCCACGTTACAAACGTGACCTCTGCCATGGCAAAGCTATGGTGAATAAATGCTGTGCAGCACCTTGGTAGTGTGAAAGcatattggcttttttttttccccccaaccTACAGCCCTCTTCAGAGAGTGATAACTCAGAAGACAGCAGCTCTGAGAGCGAGGATGACAGTGATGACGACAGCACAGACGATGAAGAAAACGATGAGCCATTATCTCTTGAATGGCCAGAAACTAGGAAAAAACAAGCAATTtaccttttcctctttcccattGTCTTCCCTCTCTGGAGCACTATGCCTGATGTTAGAAACCCAGTAAGTCTATCATTCTTCTGCTGCTGGATTCATTAACCAAACTATAGATTTCCTCTCAGCAGGACCCCTCAGTTCTATTTTTCTGTCAAGAGTCTTTGTATACTTGAACTGCTGTTAATGCTGCAGAGGGTGGGGCAGGAGCCCTggatgcagcacagcatagTTCCAGATACTTAATAACCCACAAGTGACTAGCAACTATCAGTCATCTAATCAAgttgacagaaaaacaaacaaaaaacaacacaacaaataCAGAGACGGGGGTCCACATTAAAACAATTGATTGCAGTGAAGTAGTTCAGGTGATTAGTTTTAATTGAGGATTGTTAACTTTTCTGAAActtctcagtgtttttcttttcaaacttgGTTTTAACAGGATTCAAAGAAATTCTTTGTCATCACGTTTTTTGGATCCATCATCTGGATTGCAGTATTCTCTTACCTTATGGTGTGGTGGGCTCATCAGGTGAGGggtttattttctgtctgcaaACAAGACCATTTCAAAACAAGTAGATGGAAAGATACGGAACAGTGTGTCACTGTGGCATTTTATCTGATGAATTAGGGCTGCAGTCATCCATTAAAACAGTAGAAAATTTGTCAAAACCCAAAAGGGAATTTtcaatttcattctttttgatTTGACAGTTCTTTTTCAAGAGCTTCCAAGGGAATTTGTGCATCAGTgaaaggaaaagtgccaccaagaTTTATCTTAATACTTCCTATTCATTGATGAATGCATTTGTGCAGAACAAAATTATCCCTTACTTAATTAAAATTCTAGGGTAATACAGCTTCTGATTCTGAAGGCTGTTAAGTTATCTCAACTCCTATTGCCTTAACATTTACCTGTTGTtctggaaaacagatttttatatctTGAAGATTCAATTTGTATTAAATGATCTATTGCACATTCAAAGCAGAGCTGATCCACCCATAAATCCAAAGACCATCATGTCCCAAAGCTCTTGGATAATACATAACCAATGTTAAATTTGGAGTAGGAAAGGTAGAATATATCCAGAAGAGGCAAGTTTAGGACAGAGGATCATGCTGCACTGTAACTAACTTTAACTTCCTCGGTCTTGGCAACAGTGTGATCAGATGATTACTGTGATCTATAGTATAGAGCAAAATAGAGATCAACATGCATTATAAAATCTAACTTTTTAtcctataaaacagaaaaatgttacGATGGTTAAGGGGATGAGAAGTATTTCAATTCAAATATGGCACAAAACCTAGAAGGCTGAACAGAGCGATTAAATTCTGCCTTCCAACACTAACAGCTGTACTCTGTCACTGTCCTATTAGGTTGGTGAAACAATTGGAATATCGGAGGAAATTATGGGGTTAACCATACTGGCAGCAGGAACATCAATCCCTGACCTTATCACCAGTGTCATTGTCGCACGGAAAGGCTTAGGTGACATGGCTGTCTCCAGCTCTGTAGGCAGCAATATCTTCGATATCACTGTTGGGTGAGTATTagttcatgtatttatttttactttttgaaaACCTAACCAAGCCAGGAAAGATAGGTTTTTGTAACTTGCTGCAGAGTAAATATTAAATTTGCAGATAGTTTAGATCATTGTTCTACAgcttaaaataatgttatttagTTTGAAATGGCACTACCATTTTCACCAAACTGTGAATCAGCAAATTACCAATCTTTCAGGACAAAATACAACTGATCTTTGGCTAATGTCAAAGATTCACAGGCAGGATACTCATCCAGTCACTCAGAGACATTCAGTTTCTATGCAATCAAGGCTCGGTATCTGTGCCCCTTTCATCAATAAAGCATCAAGACTGGATCTGTGCCTGTATCTTCCATCAATAACACATCAGGACTTACTCTTTCATGAGAGCACGCAGAGACACTAAGTTCacagttattattttaaaaacccTTTTAGATACTTGGATTGCATTATGATAGTGTATACATTATCCAAATGCAATTTTTCCATGCCAACATCATCAGATTCATGCTGAGTTATACCAAATGCAATCATGCAttgtttttcccctgtaaaACTTTAGAAAAATTGCTTATTTATAATGCAGAAAACAAGCTGTCTTCAAACACTTATTTCAACTACTTTTCCTTTACTTGCAGTTTGCCAGTTCCttggtttctttattcagtCTTCAACGGATTCGGTCCAGTTGCAGTTAGTAGCAATGGTTTGTTTTGTGCaattgttctcctttttctgatgCTCCTATTCGTGATCATCTCAATTGCTGCGTGTAGgtggaaaatgaacaaaatactCGGGCTCACTATGTTTGCTCTttactttgtgtttttaatCATCAGCGTGATGTTAGAAGACAGGATAATATCCTGCCCAGTATCTGTATGACATCCGGACGCTCCAATGTGTGTAAGCATACATCTAAAAATCAAAAGGGGTTCAAGGTAGCTATTGTTCTACTGAATCAAAGCAACCTGAATTGTAACAAATTTActgagattaaaatatatttaacatactaaaaaaaaataatcttgagtGGTTTGTCTACTtctactgtttttctttagcATATGAAAAAGACCAGATAATAAAACGACCAGTACCAAATAATGAACATGTTTAGGCACTCCTCTAAGGGCCTACACATGATATTGATGCATCAGGTTTTCGGTGTGGCTGATCCTCTTAAGGTAATGGAACTGATTTTCAGCACAGAATGTTTACtcattaaaattgtattttcagaATCACGCTGTTTTATCTAATAAGCTGCTTAAATTCAAAATCAATGATCTTTACTTAATGGGAAGAGAGTCAGACCTTTATGGTTTGCCCTTACAGAACTACACTGCTCAGAAGCCCTGTGTAGAGACACGTTCTGCATCTCAGAAATGAACTCCCTCAAATTGCGTAAAAGCAATGAGCACACCAGTTCCAGAGGTTTGTGTTGTAGCTAGTTTGCCATGACTTCCCTACACGGAGACAGTTTTCATCCTTCCAGGTGAAAGCCACTATAAAGCATCTATAATCAATATTCTTCACCTACGTCCAAGAAACTGTACACAGAATATGCGAAGCATACCTGAAGCATACCTTCTTGCTGCCCCCCCAAGACTATTCGAAGTGTAGTAATAAGGTTttcaaggaaaaagcaaaacagtaaGTTATTTCTGCATGCAGAAGAACACGGGATTCGAGAATTGCACAGCAACCATGGAAGCTATCCATATGGCTTCTTTTAAATTGTGATCAGATGCAATACAATCCCCTAAAAGTTACGGTAAGTGCTACCAACAGCGTGATATTACATGAAGTGACATCTTACGTTAAAGAGACCAAACAGATCTGGGTTAGAATATCACATTACTGCTAGTAAAAAGCTAAAACCAGGAATCAGACATACTACAACAAGAGGAAGCTGAAAGAGTTGAGTTCTGTTTTCATCCTGACACTGATCTCTGAAATTTACAGATCCTTGTTCCCAGCACTAACTCTTGTTGTTAGTGCTGTCTTCTATCTAACCAGTATGAAAAATGCCACTAGCATCAACTATCAACAAACCTGAAAGGTTTATTGTTAACGATGTCTCCTGTGAGCATACAATATAGTTGAGCTGCAGACATTCCTGTCACTCTAATCCAGCCAATAAAGTGTTAATGAAAATAACCAGAAGGATTTTAAGCTTTTTATTGACTCACTGTAAAACTTTTTTggatgagacaaaaaaaatttAACATTGTGAACACTGACTTGCATATTTTAAAGGAACtacaaaccaaagcaaacatCCAACATACTGTATTTTtggtaaataaaatttaaacattACATATTTACAAATCTACAACCATTCATTTAAAAAGTGCTGCTTGCAGACTAACAAAGTACCATTTTTAAATTGCAATGAGATAATTTCCAGAAATACCCTTCTCTTATTACTATTTGCATCTCCCATTTGTTATACAAAGATTTTACGTGCAGGAATTGCCTTTTTCTTGGGGGTACAAATCGCTTAACTAGTCATTGGAAATCTAATCCATCAGGCTGTAACTGTACCAACAGCAAACCTCAAAATGGGAAATAGCAGTGTCAGAGAAACAGCACGATTTCTATTCACATTTCACTATTTCATCTCCAATAATTATTCCAGTGGAACCATAAgtaaagcaaaatatatattgcaCTGCAAATGTATAACCTTTAAGGTTTTTGACAGAAGCATTATTTAGTacacaaaaggagaaaattcagttcatacaaaattttaaattgaaaatatgtCTCAAATATTTATCCATCTTTGCGGTACTGGAAAATATACTCAAATCGCTTTACTAATAAAGGACAGTGAGATTTGAAAACTGTTTCAACATTGAACTGTATGATGCTTAAAAATTATCCACCCAGGACCTACATTTTGAACATCGTGATATGAATGAGGAAAATTTCCCACTTAAAGTATAACAACTATTCCAACTACATCTTTTATAATATTTGTACAGTGGACTGACTTGCAACAGACTTTATAAAACAATTCATTAAGTATAATGATTTCACTCGATGAACTACTACATGATACTAATTTAAAAGCACACCCAAATGAACATCAGCAATGCTTCAGGAGTGCAACTCTGAGGATGCGAGATTGTTTATCTTAATGATGTGTACACAAATCCTTTCCATGATACAGCATATACTCTTCTGATAATACTGACAGGACTGTTGATATCTGAATGAAGTGGCAAACTTGGCATTATAAATACGAAGACAGTTGGAATAACTTACAGCTAAGTCGGGACTAGAATGGTGGAAGCGGGCCAAATTACAAGTGTTGCATCTATTCTTGTGCTAGCACACAGTTACAGTGTAATGTCCTAGTAAACGAGAGGCGGTTAGAGATAAGGCTCAGTTGCTTCTGTCAGACTAAAATAGCGTGTGTGAAGCTTGCTTCATAGCTCAGTACCTCTAACACACCACAGCAGCTCTGGAAAAAGCATTTGCCTTCCTTCATGGCTTGAAGGTGCTATAAAACAGCGGCTGCCCCAAGTGGTAAATGATGTGGGAAACAAAactgcagagagctgggagcaCTACACTGTACACAGCACAAATAGGGATGAGTTTATATACACAGCAATTACTGTATGCAGCTTTTACTTGGTAAATACAGTGTAGATACTGTACAGAGCAGAGCGTACATGCACACTAAGGTATTTACAatgaatgttaaaaaataatctggtaTTTTCCCAATACCTTGGAAGAATGAAGTGGGTACGTGTTCACCCTACACTGATAGTGAACAATGTACCCAGGTGAAAAAGTAGGTATAGCTCATGCATGAGGAATACTTTACAAGTGTGGCAGTACAAACGAGAGCATCAcaaattgttaaaataaattaaacgtGAAAAACGTTGGTAAGTGTAACATTGCCAGCTCCACCTCAGAGTGGGGGGAActtcaaaaaaaacacaacaaacagaCCAAAAACTCAGCTACATAATTAGCAGCAGGCTAGAGAAGAGGCATTCAATACCCAACAAAAGTTGTATCCAGCAAGACTGCATTTACACTTCAAGATGCAATTACCTGCAGCTCCACAAATTTTAAGTCTGTTCTCCTTAGGGCAGCAGCTTCTTACTACTGTAGAGTGGACTGGGAAGAAGTTACATAGACCATCATAGAGGCTTAAATGAGAAGTAGTGCTGCTAAGAGGCTCACTGTTTCATTTAGTAAAGTAAATGTGAGCTTTAAAGTTTATGTCCTTTCAGGCTACCTAAATATTGCTGTATTATCACGCTTGCAAactaaagatatttaaaaaaaaaatacctgctgGTAAGCAGACCAAGATACAAGACCTACAGGAACAGATGAATATTTAGAATTACATGTATTACAACAACAACTAAAAGAAATTACAACTGGAgaatcattaaagaaaaaaataaaggtatttgTTAAAGTCTAGCTTAATTTGTTTAGGGCATTTTGTACAATTCAGTGGCTCTTTTCCCACCTCCATACAAGACTTCTGATATTTTCTCTGTAAGCCTGCCTTCTGGTGTGAAGTTGCTATGTGATggagaacacttttttttttttttgaaatctgtaGAACAAGAAAACATAATTCAAAAAGCCATGTCTCCACCACAAGGACTGACATAGCATTattcttcacagaaaagaaaaagttttgcCTGTGAAAGAAAGACCAGACATTCCAAGTACATTTAACTATTCACAATATGCCACAATAAGTTACATTCCCTATATATTCCCTGTAGCAAGGTTGCTTTATCTACTGTAGTTAAAAGCTTTGGATTAGCATTATATATGCGCCATATTTAGTGTGTTTGAAACACATCCACCAAGACTCTGAACACTGCATTTTTATGAAGAACTTCTTGCATGCTGTTATTTGCTTTGTATCATGTCTGTTATGAGGTCACGTTAGCAAATATCAACTGCTGAGATGTACTGATGCCATAAAATCATCTGTAGGACTCTTCAATATGCTACAGACTCTCTCTTTACTGGGGAGCAagggaaaacaggagagaaagatATTCCTACAGAATTGTTTTACAGAGATATCAGTGTGTTGTTAGTAGAGTTCTACAGAAATTCACCATTCCTTCCTGCTGATTGCTGTGGTAACACGTTTTCCATGTGTGCATGACAGAAATCCTGTATCTAGAGTACTGTCTAGGTGAAGGtttacattttctgttctgctttaaaaaaaaaaatcactcttcaAAAGTAACTGGACAAGTTACTATAAATAGCAGAGTCCTGCAAAACAAATAAGCACTGTATTGCTTATTCAGCAAGTCCATTTAAAATTCACtccagtaatttaaaaaaaataaaaaaatatcaacTTACtataaacaatttaaaatatgtataataCAACTTTGTATGCTCTTCATAACATCATGAATATTCTATGTAAACAATAGATTTCGAAAAATTTGCTTTGCTCATGTTAGTTTCAGTGCATTGTTTCTGTCCACctgtt from Anas platyrhynchos isolate ZD024472 breed Pekin duck chromosome 11, IASCAAS_PekinDuck_T2T, whole genome shotgun sequence includes these protein-coding regions:
- the SLC24A1 gene encoding sodium/potassium/calcium exchanger 1 isoform X3, with translation MHLPRRRRLQRNRIFFLLAIVLLLSVYQLQFSPSALPALHTSPQPKDPVKVTSRDLSSNKTVTTGNVTAAPKIRHCVYVDAEPTVPTTTSVGTTPQRENASESYPDEKPAYESKGEYPQDLFSVEERRQGVIDWWESLLLLTAYATYVFTMKYNVYLEQWVKQELNKKLSAVQAASAEHIRKKSSGAVADDGTKKPADGKKLQPGSALQRGSSSASLHNSQMRSTIFQLMIHTLDPLAGAKFKDKVDILSNIAKAKVDSLAGQGSKSEAEEDKQAPKTVQVTPASDSEPSKDKQKADAPQDGQPSSESDNSEDSSSESEDDSDDDSTDDEENDEPLSLEWPETRKKQAIYLFLFPIVFPLWSTMPDVRNPDSKKFFVITFFGSIIWIAVFSYLMVWWAHQVGETIGISEEIMGLTILAAGTSIPDLITSVIVARKGLGDMAVSSSVGSNIFDITVGLPVPWFLYSVFNGFGPVAVSSNGLFCAIVLLFLMLLFVIISIAACRWKMNKILGLTMFALYFVFLIISVMLEDRIISCPVSV